One stretch of Clavelina lepadiformis chromosome 6, kaClaLepa1.1, whole genome shotgun sequence DNA includes these proteins:
- the LOC143461752 gene encoding DET1- and DDB1-associated protein 1-like isoform X2: MTNSGCSLKSFPTIDKNNFSKFQPDSADKKPAKKLSLYISTEDNTPEQVIKKDRSNILLRYLYQQLDKKNKSDDASKRKAAEGSLTNEISTSDDEPRRKFARCSNSAPSSNTDDTVESAMENR; encoded by the exons AACTCTGGATGCTCATTGAAGTCTTTTCCAacaattgataaaaataatttttcaaaatttcaaccAGATTCTGCTGATAAGAAAcct GCTAAAAAGCTTTCTTTGTACATTTCAACGGAAGACAATACACCAGAACAAG TGATCAAGAAAGATCGAAGTAATATTTTGCTGAGATACCTTTACCAGCAATTagataaaaag AACAAAAGCGATGATGCATCCAAGCGAAAAGCAGCTGAAGGTAGTTTGACCAATGAAATTTCCACCAGCGATGACGAGCCCAGAAGAAAGTTTGCGAGATGTTCCAATTCTGCTCCGTCGTCGAATACTGACGACACTGTAGAGTCTGCAATGGAAAACAGATGA
- the LOC143463207 gene encoding uncharacterized protein LOC143463207 produces MLTTLDNKCDSKFERQCHETEDPSSEKKLNLFLRSQKQLWRTCKTNLFHAMQTVNALRITLNSRKKTPPSLLVSYNEAGTMKTFIVADSIHVRCNNDSRVVLGYLMELIGCYYA; encoded by the exons ATGCTAACCACACTAGACAACAAATGTGACAGCAAGTTTGAGCGGCAATGCCATGAGACTGAG GATCCATCATCAGAGAAAAAACTTAATCTCTTTTTGAggtcacaaaaacaactttggcGGACCtgcaaaacaaatctttttcatgCAATGCAGACTGTTAAT gcaTTACGGATTACTTTAAACTCCAGAAAGAAAACACCGCcaagtttgcttgtttctTACAATGAAGCCGGAACCATGAAAACATTCATTGTTGCTGATTCAATCCACGTCAGATGTAACAACGATTCGAGGGTGGTGTTAGGCTATTTAATGGAACTTATCGGTTGTTATTATGCTTAG
- the LOC143462595 gene encoding pyruvate dehydrogenase protein X component-like produces MAATRLMRACFSHVMCRNIFTKSVCYAPIQVQMPALSPTMEEGTIIKWLIAEGDKLEVGDAMCEVETDKAVVTMEANEDGTLAKILVPEGTKNVKISVPIAILAEDGEDISTIDFKSMMNVTKAETATNTLALQETQAVQPSKTSSLLSPAVRQALLHYQIDSKNVIGTGPKGIILKGDILKYVSVNNLKPQNFLSMESKPVVTVGASSTAKPITAVELTEDKIQDSKLQDSNSVDIELSNVRKVIAKRLTESKQTIPHAYSSTDCIIDKVLAMRKQFSQDGVKLSVNDFIIKAVALTLKQVPEVNCIWTEGKSKQVDSVDVSVAVATDGGLITPIVKDTSGKGLSTISDEVRDLASRARNGKLKPEEFQGGTFTISNLGMFGIREFTAVINPPQACILAVGGTRLSSTPGLIDLDNDDVTGVAAEIHSVMTVTMSSDARVVDDELASTFLAKLKQNVENPMRLVLN; encoded by the exons ATGGCTGCAACTAGATTGATGAGGGCATGCTTTAGTCATGTGATGTGCCGAAATATATTCACTAAGTCTGTTTGCTATG CTCCCATTCAGGTGCAAATGCCTGCGCTGTCACCTACCATGGAGGAAGGAACTATTATTAAGTGGCTCATTGCTGAAG GAGACAAGTTGGAGGTTGGTGATGCAATGTGTGAAGTTGAAACTGACAAGGCTGTTGTCACTATGGAAGCTAATGAAGATGGAACACTTGCCAAGATACTG gtacCTGAGggaacaaaaaatgtaaaaattagtGTTCCAATCGCCATTCTTGCTGAAGATGGGGAAGATATAAGCACAATTGACTTTAAAAGTATGATGAATGTCACAAAAGCTGAAACTGCTACCAATACCCTAGCCTTACAAGAAACTCAAGCAGTTCAACCTTCCAAAACCAG CTCACTTCTATCTCCTGCTGTTAGACAAGCATTATTACATTACCAGATTGACTCCAAGAATGTAATTGGTACTGGGCCCAAAGGAATAATCTTAAAGGG gGATATTCTGAAATATGTTTCTGTAAATAACTTAAAGCCACAGAACTTTTTGTCTATGGAGAGCAAACCTGTAGTTACTGTTGGAGCATCTTCCACTGCCAAACCAATAACTGCTGTTGAATTAACTGAAGACAAGATTCAAGATTCTAAGCTTCAG GACTCTAACTCTGTAGACATTGAGTTAAGCAATGTTAGAAAAGTAATTGCAAAGAGGCTTACAGAATCTAAGCAAACAATACCTCACGCATATTCATCTACTGACTGCATCATAGATAAAGTTTTAGCAATGCGAAAACAATTTTCTCAAG ATGGGGTAAAGCTGTCAGTGAATGATTTTATCATCAAGGCAGTTGCCCTGACATTGAAACAAGTCCCCGAGGTGAACTGTATATGGACTGAAGGAAAATCTAAGCAGGTTGATAGTGTTGATGTTTCTGTTGCAGTAGCCACAGATGGTGGACTGATTACGCCCATAGTGAAG GATACCTCCGGTAAAGGTCTTTCTACCATCAGTGATGAAGTTCGAGACTTGGCCTCCAGAGCCCGTAATGGCAAGTTAAAACCGGAAGAATTTCAGGGCGGAACATTTAC AATTTCAAATCTTGGAATGTTTGGGATACGGGAATTCACAGCGGTCATCAACCCACCTCAAGCGTGCATATTAGCTGTTGGTGGAACTCGATTATCTTCAACGCCCGGTTTAATTGACTTAGACAATGACGACGTCACTGGTGTTGCTGCCGAAATACATAGCGTAATGACCGTCACAATGAGTAGTGACGCACGTGTTGTCGACGATGAACTGGCTTCTACGTTTCTGGcgaaattgaaacaaaatgtcGAAAATCCGATGAGGCTTGTGCTGAATtag
- the LOC143462386 gene encoding signal peptide, CUB and EGF-like domain-containing protein 2 isoform X2 → MRWIILHIILLCVFSEAMRRKRPVRCPMERNSCAQRCLFFPAKRNIRCTCFDGYRRSPTDRKDCVDVNECSSRNGGCQHACTNIPGSYHCSCRPGFVLAADGRHCIRPVPSTVCPKSIQCEHFCNVTSAGPTCSCRHGYHLHSNGRDCIRLCTNGNGGCHHICRREPQDKRRRLERTFCVCKNNFALQTDGRSCSAVQTCAVDNGGCNINCQDTPIGVQCSCPDGFVLESDRRTCRDIDECQTNNGNCEGGCRNSQGSYLCTCPRGYKLASDKQSCVDVNECSLNDTCWSGCINTPGSYQCTCQKGFQKYAVKRCGDINECAVNNGGCADECTNKAGGFECSCADGFKLHWNKKDCVRRTRCLTQSGDNPDPAYLSCGRLRNDACVLKCNGESSFRAYANPRPNYRYTCGRIPVTLTRPKRKPSKVVTPQNQWQISNFEINDTLPDCIDEARRKYVADIKMTVDHCHLMRAPLTVFSSARSSRDVSMNWIVVTCETIKKRRRKGKGKARAKIKAKITITAELQLSPTRKCNAKCLQKRFKRLGKKTTRSIKKKLRGQLFKLSVLSTQLQIRRKSRNKQKIIPGIRSASGCLLGSVAVPTRNTCSKCDPGTYYDIKNLTCEPCPPETYQDHYGQVDCKPCPLSTEQPNGVSTATMISQCPGLCPAGHFSADGLLPCTPCPRGTYQPENGRMGCFSCGSRMTTIDPGAQSFTSCITRTKCAAGHFYNVQTALCGRCPVGFYQPNIGQDFCFACPGNSTTDYDASVNVEDCKDHRCGGVIGDVQGFIESPNYPGNYPIDAHCVWTIQPPKNRNLLIVIPEIFFPGIDCGDQLIIKKKRGSSARPIYELCQTLANPLALTYSSKKFWIEFHSNSETTAKGFQIPYVTYDENYDAIIQDIVRDPKLSSPYQDILRDQKSRQTLLEILANPQLYQPGINENFPKSFVDFLKKKILKFFNTS, encoded by the exons ATGCGCTGGATTATTCTTCATATAATCTTGCTTTGTGTGTTCAGCGAAGCGATGCGCCGAAAACGACCAG tcCGTTGCCCAATGGAACGCAACTCTTGTGCGCAAAGATGCTTGTTTTTTCCCGCAAAACGAAATATCAGGTGCACCTGTTTTGACGGATATCGTCGATCACCTACAGACAGAAAGGATTGTGTGG ATGTGAATGAATGTTCATCAAGAAATGGAGGATGTCAACACGCTTGTACGAATATTCCTGGAAGCTATCACTGTTCATGCAGGCCAGGCTTCGTCCTTGCTGCTGATGGAAGACATTGTATTAGGCCAG TTCCTTCCACCGTGTGTCCTAAATCTATTCAGTgtgaacatttttgtaatgtcACCTCTGCTGGACCAACATGTTCATGTCGCCATGGTTATCATCTGCACAGCAATGGAAGAGATTGCATTA gactttgCACGAATGGGAATGGAGGTTGTCATCACATCTGCAGACGAGAACCGCAAGACAAACGACGCAGGCTTGAAAGGACGTTTTGCGTGTGTAAGAATAATTTTGCCTTACAAACCGACGGTAGAAGCTGTTCAG CTGTACAAACATGCGCCGTCGACAATGGTGGATGTAACATTAACTGCCAGGACACCCCGATCGGAGTACAATGTTCCTGTCCTGATGGGTTTGTCCTTGAAAGTGATCGTCGGACTTGTCGAG ACATTGACGAGTGTCAGACTAACAACGGAAATTGCGAAGGGGGATGTAGAAACAGCCAAGGAAGTTATCTTTGCACATGTCCACGCGGCTATAAATTAGCATCCGATAAACAATCCTGCGTCG ATGTTAACGAATGTTCCTTGAATGACACTTGTTGGTCCGGATGCATTAATACACCTGGAAGTTATCAATGTACATGTCAAAAAGGCTTTCAGAAATATGCTGTTAAGCGGTGTGGTG ATATCAACGAGTGCGCTGTGAATAATGGCGGGTGCGCCGATGAATGCACCAATAAGGCCGGTGGCTTTGAATGTTCGTGTGCAGACGGATTTAAACTTCATTGGAATAAAAAAGATTGCGTTC GAAGGACAAGGTGTTTAACGCAGAGCGGTGATAACCCCGACCCGGCCTATCTATCCTGTGGACGACTTCGTAACGATGCTTGCGTGCTGAAGTGCAACGGCGAAAGCTCATTTCGAGCGTACGCCAATCCAAGACCAAATTACAGATATACTTGTGGACGAATTCCAGTTACCTTAACAAGGCCGAAGCGAAAACCCAGCAAGGTCGTAACTCCCCAAAACCAGtggcaaatatcaaattttgaaattaatgatACGTTGCCAGATTGCATTG ATGAAGCCCGGCGAAAATACGTAGCCGATATAAAAATGACGGTTGATCATTGTCACTTGATGAGAGCACCATTGACGGTTTTTAGCTCAGCGAGGTCCTCTCGCG ACGTAAGCATGAACTGGATCGTCGTTACGTgcgaaacaattaaaaaacgtCGAAGAAAAGGAAAAGGCAAAGCACGggcaaaaattaaagcaaaaattacgATTACTGCAGAGTTGCAACTGTCACCAACCA GAAAATGCAATGCAAAATGCCTACAAAAGAGATTCAAAAGACTTGGGAAAAAAACAACTAGATCTATCAAGAAGAAGCTTCGAGGACAattatttaaactttcagttttaTCAACACAATTACAAATACGACGAAAAAGTAGGAACAAGCAGAAAATAATCCCTGGAATACGATCAGCTTCTGGATGTCTTCTAGGATCTGTTGCTGTTCCTACAAGAAATACTTGCA GTAAGTGCGACCCAGGAACATATTATGatataaagaacttaacttgcGAACCTTGCCCGCCCGAAACTTATCAAGACCATTATGGACAAGTTGACTGTAAGCCATGTCCATTATCTACTGAACAGCCTAATGGTGTCTCTACAGCGACAATGATTTCGCAATGTCCAG GTTTATGTCCGGCAGGCCACTTTTCAGCCGATGGGTTATTGCCTTGTACACCATGTCCGCGTGGTACATACCAACCTGAAAATGGTAGAATGGGATGCTTCAGTTGCGGAAGCAGGATGACAACGATTGATCCTGGTGCTCAGTCTTTTACTAGTTGCATCACACGAACTAAATGTGCTGCAG GTCACTTTTATAACGTCCAAACCGCTTTATGCGGCCGTTGTCCAGTTGGTTTTTATCAGCCAAATATTGGTCAAGATTTTTGCTTTGCTTGTCCTGGAAATTCCACAACTGATTATGACGCGTCTGTAAACGTGGAAGATTGCAAAG ATCACAGGTGTGGCGGAGTGATAGGTGACGTACAAGGGTTCATTGAATCACCCAACTATCCAGGGAATTACCCTATCGATGCCCACTGTGTTTGGACTATTCAACCGCCAAAGAACAGAAATTTGCTCATAGTGATacctgaaatattttttcctgGTATAGATTGCGGAGACCAATTGATTATAAAGAAAAAGAGAG GATCGTCGGCCAGACCAATTTACGAGCTGTGTCAAACTTTGGCCAATCCACTTGCATTAACCTACAGTTCTAAAAAATTCTGGATTGAGTTTCATTCAAATAGTGAGACGACCGCAAAAGGATTTCAAATTCCCTATGTTACTTACGATG AAAACTATGACGCAATTATTCAAGATATCGTGCGAGACCCGAAGCTTTCTTCTCCTTATCAAGACATTTTAAGA GACCAGAAGTCACGACAGACATTACTGGAAATCTTGGCAAATCCACAACTTTATCAGCCCGgcattaatgaaaattttcccAAGTCCTTTGTCgactttttaaagaaaaaaattcttaaattttttaatacttCTTGA
- the LOC143462386 gene encoding signal peptide, CUB and EGF-like domain-containing protein 2 isoform X1, with the protein MRWIILHIILLCVFSEAMRRKRPVRCPMERNSCAQRCLFFPAKRNIRCTCFDGYRRSPTDRKDCVDVNECSSRNGGCQHACTNIPGSYHCSCRPGFVLAADGRHCIRPVPSTVCPKSIQCEHFCNVTSAGPTCSCRHGYHLHSNGRDCIRLCTNGNGGCHHICRREPQDKRRRLERTFCVCKNNFALQTDGRSCSEMLMDFVYSSVFQKHRHWLSRHKRSAVQTCAVDNGGCNINCQDTPIGVQCSCPDGFVLESDRRTCRDIDECQTNNGNCEGGCRNSQGSYLCTCPRGYKLASDKQSCVDVNECSLNDTCWSGCINTPGSYQCTCQKGFQKYAVKRCGDINECAVNNGGCADECTNKAGGFECSCADGFKLHWNKKDCVRRTRCLTQSGDNPDPAYLSCGRLRNDACVLKCNGESSFRAYANPRPNYRYTCGRIPVTLTRPKRKPSKVVTPQNQWQISNFEINDTLPDCIDEARRKYVADIKMTVDHCHLMRAPLTVFSSARSSRDVSMNWIVVTCETIKKRRRKGKGKARAKIKAKITITAELQLSPTRKCNAKCLQKRFKRLGKKTTRSIKKKLRGQLFKLSVLSTQLQIRRKSRNKQKIIPGIRSASGCLLGSVAVPTRNTCSKCDPGTYYDIKNLTCEPCPPETYQDHYGQVDCKPCPLSTEQPNGVSTATMISQCPGLCPAGHFSADGLLPCTPCPRGTYQPENGRMGCFSCGSRMTTIDPGAQSFTSCITRTKCAAGHFYNVQTALCGRCPVGFYQPNIGQDFCFACPGNSTTDYDASVNVEDCKDHRCGGVIGDVQGFIESPNYPGNYPIDAHCVWTIQPPKNRNLLIVIPEIFFPGIDCGDQLIIKKKRGSSARPIYELCQTLANPLALTYSSKKFWIEFHSNSETTAKGFQIPYVTYDENYDAIIQDIVRDPKLSSPYQDILRDQKSRQTLLEILANPQLYQPGINENFPKSFVDFLKKKILKFFNTS; encoded by the exons ATGCGCTGGATTATTCTTCATATAATCTTGCTTTGTGTGTTCAGCGAAGCGATGCGCCGAAAACGACCAG tcCGTTGCCCAATGGAACGCAACTCTTGTGCGCAAAGATGCTTGTTTTTTCCCGCAAAACGAAATATCAGGTGCACCTGTTTTGACGGATATCGTCGATCACCTACAGACAGAAAGGATTGTGTGG ATGTGAATGAATGTTCATCAAGAAATGGAGGATGTCAACACGCTTGTACGAATATTCCTGGAAGCTATCACTGTTCATGCAGGCCAGGCTTCGTCCTTGCTGCTGATGGAAGACATTGTATTAGGCCAG TTCCTTCCACCGTGTGTCCTAAATCTATTCAGTgtgaacatttttgtaatgtcACCTCTGCTGGACCAACATGTTCATGTCGCCATGGTTATCATCTGCACAGCAATGGAAGAGATTGCATTA gactttgCACGAATGGGAATGGAGGTTGTCATCACATCTGCAGACGAGAACCGCAAGACAAACGACGCAGGCTTGAAAGGACGTTTTGCGTGTGTAAGAATAATTTTGCCTTACAAACCGACGGTAGAAGCTGTTCAG AAATGTTAATGGACTTCGTGTATAGCTCTGTATTTCAAAAACACCGCCATTGGCTTAGTCGTCACAAACGTTCAG CTGTACAAACATGCGCCGTCGACAATGGTGGATGTAACATTAACTGCCAGGACACCCCGATCGGAGTACAATGTTCCTGTCCTGATGGGTTTGTCCTTGAAAGTGATCGTCGGACTTGTCGAG ACATTGACGAGTGTCAGACTAACAACGGAAATTGCGAAGGGGGATGTAGAAACAGCCAAGGAAGTTATCTTTGCACATGTCCACGCGGCTATAAATTAGCATCCGATAAACAATCCTGCGTCG ATGTTAACGAATGTTCCTTGAATGACACTTGTTGGTCCGGATGCATTAATACACCTGGAAGTTATCAATGTACATGTCAAAAAGGCTTTCAGAAATATGCTGTTAAGCGGTGTGGTG ATATCAACGAGTGCGCTGTGAATAATGGCGGGTGCGCCGATGAATGCACCAATAAGGCCGGTGGCTTTGAATGTTCGTGTGCAGACGGATTTAAACTTCATTGGAATAAAAAAGATTGCGTTC GAAGGACAAGGTGTTTAACGCAGAGCGGTGATAACCCCGACCCGGCCTATCTATCCTGTGGACGACTTCGTAACGATGCTTGCGTGCTGAAGTGCAACGGCGAAAGCTCATTTCGAGCGTACGCCAATCCAAGACCAAATTACAGATATACTTGTGGACGAATTCCAGTTACCTTAACAAGGCCGAAGCGAAAACCCAGCAAGGTCGTAACTCCCCAAAACCAGtggcaaatatcaaattttgaaattaatgatACGTTGCCAGATTGCATTG ATGAAGCCCGGCGAAAATACGTAGCCGATATAAAAATGACGGTTGATCATTGTCACTTGATGAGAGCACCATTGACGGTTTTTAGCTCAGCGAGGTCCTCTCGCG ACGTAAGCATGAACTGGATCGTCGTTACGTgcgaaacaattaaaaaacgtCGAAGAAAAGGAAAAGGCAAAGCACGggcaaaaattaaagcaaaaattacgATTACTGCAGAGTTGCAACTGTCACCAACCA GAAAATGCAATGCAAAATGCCTACAAAAGAGATTCAAAAGACTTGGGAAAAAAACAACTAGATCTATCAAGAAGAAGCTTCGAGGACAattatttaaactttcagttttaTCAACACAATTACAAATACGACGAAAAAGTAGGAACAAGCAGAAAATAATCCCTGGAATACGATCAGCTTCTGGATGTCTTCTAGGATCTGTTGCTGTTCCTACAAGAAATACTTGCA GTAAGTGCGACCCAGGAACATATTATGatataaagaacttaacttgcGAACCTTGCCCGCCCGAAACTTATCAAGACCATTATGGACAAGTTGACTGTAAGCCATGTCCATTATCTACTGAACAGCCTAATGGTGTCTCTACAGCGACAATGATTTCGCAATGTCCAG GTTTATGTCCGGCAGGCCACTTTTCAGCCGATGGGTTATTGCCTTGTACACCATGTCCGCGTGGTACATACCAACCTGAAAATGGTAGAATGGGATGCTTCAGTTGCGGAAGCAGGATGACAACGATTGATCCTGGTGCTCAGTCTTTTACTAGTTGCATCACACGAACTAAATGTGCTGCAG GTCACTTTTATAACGTCCAAACCGCTTTATGCGGCCGTTGTCCAGTTGGTTTTTATCAGCCAAATATTGGTCAAGATTTTTGCTTTGCTTGTCCTGGAAATTCCACAACTGATTATGACGCGTCTGTAAACGTGGAAGATTGCAAAG ATCACAGGTGTGGCGGAGTGATAGGTGACGTACAAGGGTTCATTGAATCACCCAACTATCCAGGGAATTACCCTATCGATGCCCACTGTGTTTGGACTATTCAACCGCCAAAGAACAGAAATTTGCTCATAGTGATacctgaaatattttttcctgGTATAGATTGCGGAGACCAATTGATTATAAAGAAAAAGAGAG GATCGTCGGCCAGACCAATTTACGAGCTGTGTCAAACTTTGGCCAATCCACTTGCATTAACCTACAGTTCTAAAAAATTCTGGATTGAGTTTCATTCAAATAGTGAGACGACCGCAAAAGGATTTCAAATTCCCTATGTTACTTACGATG AAAACTATGACGCAATTATTCAAGATATCGTGCGAGACCCGAAGCTTTCTTCTCCTTATCAAGACATTTTAAGA GACCAGAAGTCACGACAGACATTACTGGAAATCTTGGCAAATCCACAACTTTATCAGCCCGgcattaatgaaaattttcccAAGTCCTTTGTCgactttttaaagaaaaaaattcttaaattttttaatacttCTTGA
- the LOC143461752 gene encoding DET1- and DDB1-associated protein 1-like isoform X3: protein MTAKKLSLYISTEDNTPEQVIKKDRSNILLRYLYQQLDKKNKSDDASKRKAAEGSLTNEISTSDDEPRRKFARCSNSAPSSNTDDTVESAMENR from the exons GCTAAAAAGCTTTCTTTGTACATTTCAACGGAAGACAATACACCAGAACAAG TGATCAAGAAAGATCGAAGTAATATTTTGCTGAGATACCTTTACCAGCAATTagataaaaag AACAAAAGCGATGATGCATCCAAGCGAAAAGCAGCTGAAGGTAGTTTGACCAATGAAATTTCCACCAGCGATGACGAGCCCAGAAGAAAGTTTGCGAGATGTTCCAATTCTGCTCCGTCGTCGAATACTGACGACACTGTAGAGTCTGCAATGGAAAACAGATGA
- the LOC143462596 gene encoding protein N-lysine methyltransferase METTL21D-like, with amino-acid sequence MGSEDISKTFVREIELCAGQDADTKCTLHIHQMSVGDVGCVVWDAALVLLKYLFTRKGNKYVKGNNVLELGAGTGVVGLAAACAGASDVVVTDLPQFTSLITLNIKENCNVTKDCRVQGNVLCWGNENDIKNACQASMKTTSDPNTSHQTFNIKCVLIADCIYYEDGVHSLYETITLLFKLCDPLMRILCSFEHRNTGNKEFLLKTFFKLLHSNNEITYENIPHSDMDEVFRSDDIHIIVIRRKS; translated from the coding sequence ATGGGAAGCGAAGATAtcagtaaaacatttgtacgGGAAATAGAGCTGTGTGCCGGACAAGATGCTGACACAAAGTGTACTTTACACATCCATCAAATGTCAGTTGGAGATGTTGGCTGTGTTGTCTGGGATGCAGCATTAGTACTCTTGAAATACCTTTTTACTAGGAAAGGCAATAAATATGTAAAAGGAAATAATGTTCTGGAACTGGGCGCTGGTACTGGGGTTGTCGGTTTAGCTGCCGCCTGCGCCGGAGCTTCTGATGTTGTTGTGACTGATCTTCCACAATTCACGTCTTTGATAACATTAAACatcaaagaaaattgcaaTGTAACAAAAGATTGTAGAGTACAGGGAAATGTTTTATGTTGGGGAAAtgaaaatgacataaaaaatGCTTGTCAAGCATCAATGAAAACTACGTCTGATCCTAATACAAGTCACCAAACTTTTAACATTAAATGTGTCTTAATTGCAGATTGTATTTATTATGAAGATGGTGTACATAGTTTATATGAAACGATTACCCTTCTTTTTAAGTTGTGTGATCCTTTAATGAGAATATTATGCTCATTTGAACATCGTAATACTGGCAATAAAGaatttttgctgaagacgTTTTTCAAATTGCTACATTCCAACAATGAAATTACTTATGAAAATATACCTCATAGTGACATGGATGAAGTTTTTCGTAGTGACGACATACACATAATTGTTATAAGAAGAAAATCTTAG